Proteins found in one Quercus robur chromosome 2, dhQueRobu3.1, whole genome shotgun sequence genomic segment:
- the LOC126706408 gene encoding late embryogenesis abundant protein At1g64065-like codes for MVDQANKQVYPSVPADRQFRRTDENIEDSGPLIPDHVLKRKKRIKLAIYISAFVVFEIMIITVFALVVMKARTPKVRLGTNVTFQNFETGTQARPSFDLSFTAQVRVKNTNFGPYKFDSTNATFMYQGVTVGQVTIPKHTAGMRSTKKVTVTVNVNSNALPSTTKLGSELGAGVLTLNSHAKLKGKVVFMLVMKKKKSAEMNCTMTVDSSTKAVKSMIC; via the coding sequence atggttgATCAAGCGAACAAACAGGTGTACCCTTCAGTACCAGCAGATAGGCAATTTAGAAGAACTGATGAAAACATTGAAGACTCTGGCCCTTTAATACCTGATCATGTGCTCAAGCGAAAGAAAAGGATCAAGTTAGCCATATATATTTCTGCTTTTGTTGTGTTTGAGATCATGATCATCACGGTCTTTGCACTCGTTGTGATGAAAGCTAGGACCCCCAAGGTCAGGTTAGGCACTAATGTCACATTCCAGAACTTCGAAACTGGAACCCAAGCAAGACCTTCCTTCGACTTGAGCTTCACAGCCCAAGTTCGGGTTAAGAACACAAACTTTGGTCCCTACAAATTTGATAGCACCAATGCCACCTTTATGTACCAGGGTGTGACAGTGGGGCAAGTCACTATTCCTAAACATACGGCTGGGATGCGTTCGACAAAAAAAGTTACTGTCACAGTTAATGTAAATTCAAACGCCCTGCCATCCACTACCAAACTTGGAAGTGAGTTAGGTGCTGGGGTTTTAACTCTAAACAGCCATGCCAAGCTTAAGGGGAAAGTGGTGTTCATGCttgtgatgaagaagaagaagtcagCCGAAATGAATTGCACTATGACCGTTGATTCGTCAACAAAGGCGGTCAAATCTATGATTTGCTAG